GATATCACAAACCTTGCAACATTGACAAGCACATTCTCCAAGATTCTTCTAGCATACCTCACGCTTCTATCCGCCAATTGGAAAGTGATTGAAGTTGGTTTCAAATCTCCTTCAAGACCAAGCTTCTTTAAAGCCGAATAGGGCATTAAATTAATACTGGCCCCAAGATCCATCAAGCAATTGTCAAAAGTACGTAGTTTCTCCAATCTTGCTTGGAATAGTGAAGCTTCCCAGATCTTTGAGCTTTGGTGGAAGCTTTCTTTGAATGATAGCACTCACTTCTTCACAAAGAGCCACTTGCTCATGTTCtttgaactttttcttcttcatgcacATATCCTTCAAGAACTTAGCATAAGATGGGATTGTCTTCACGGCTTCAAGGAGTGGAATGTTTATATGAACCTTTTTGAACAAATCAATCATCTCCCTCAATTGGCTCTCTTTCTTGAGTTTTTTCTCTTGTTCCCATATAGCTTGAGGGTAAGGGAGAgacacttcttcttcttgcacaaTCTTCAAAGGAGGATTGAAAGGGATACCTCTTTGGAATGATCTATCGATTGGATGATCATTTGAcacttctttttcatggttggcCTTGGAATTTGAGTTGTTTTTCAAGACCTCATCTTGTCCTTCATTGTAATCCAACACAACTTGCTCATGCTTTAATCTCCTTTCAAAAGCCGGTGGCTCTCTTGGAGTTACAACTTCTTCATTAGTGGGCATGTACACATTGTTCTCAACTTGCCTTCCACTTCTCAAAATGGTGATGGCCTTGGCTTCATGCCTTGGACTGTTGACTACTTGACTTGGAAACACTCCTTGCTTCCTTTGGCACAACTCATGGACTAGTTGCCCCATTTGTACCTCAAGCTTGCTCACACTTTGTTGGATGACATTGATCTTCTCATCTTGCTTTGCTTGATTGTTCACAAATGCCGCCATCATTTCTTCAAAGGTAGGTGTCTTTCTTGCTTCTTGTATTGGTACTTGGGGTTGTTGTAGAGGTAGAGGTTGTTGAGATGGTGCTTGATAAGGTGGTCTAGGAGCATGATAAGCATTGTTTGCTCCTTGATTGTTGAAATGTGAGCTACTTGCACCTTGATATCCACCTCCTTGCCTTTGGTAACCTTGACCTTGTTCACGGTTTTGATTCCCACCCCAACCAAAATTAGGGTGATTCCTCCACCCGGGATTATAAGTGTTGCTATAAGGATCATTCTTTGGCTTTGTTTGGTAGCTGAGAAGATTGCATTGCTCTATTAATTCTGGGTACATGTCGCTTTGTGAACACTCCGTTGTGCTTTGGTACACTTTCGCAAATCAAGCGAGCTTGCTCTATGGATTTGACTCCCAAAACTAGGCTCCCGAATTTGGCTTGGTGATGCCATTTAATTGAGTGGTCTTCCTTGTGCTTGTAGAATCATATCAAGTTTCTTTTGCATATCTCCTTCTATCCGCTTAAACTCTTGTTGcatttgaacacttgaaatgtCAACATTATACATGCCTCTCTTTTGCTCTTGCTCCCTCATAGGTACTTGTGcattcttcatcatcattggcTTTTGACTTGATAcatatttacgcaagcgtacgtatcgttgtcaagatagggaagtataatacccaaagttatcgtaccacggggattagtggctaacccacaatgcttgggtggtcggaactaaagtcactaagcaaacaaaatgaaaataaagtGAATTAAAAGGCTAATCTAAgacaccaagccttagcaatgctcggctttggttttcacccaagcctaatcaaaactaagagcctagtggtggatatgcacaaatgagtctaaattaaacgcaaccgaaaagtaaactaaacaactaattaacgaactagaaaattaaatttggattttcaaattaatagGAATAtaggagtgtcgggtgattcacactaactatcttgcaaatatcggtGCCAATtttacaaatgcatgcatttcctataaatgtcgagtcccgtatctagtaccggttaaggctactaaaccaattatcctttcggtgtattgactatgccggttagggccacaatcaactctctaatttgggcattacgccggttaaggccgcaatatccaaaattagaggcctagagagcaagataatagagacccaagcaagcttagctacaattaagctagctaatggtcaccacacttaaatcctagatgccacaagactaataagttgtcaatttatcaatctattcatcacaattgcccacaacataatttcaaaggttgacaaagcctagaaacatgcttctaaggaccaataaattcggatttaaagcatacacaatggaaattgcatttattaaaattaaagcatcaatatttatacaagatgagttagggcttcacaaccctaactcccaaaattgaactactcactatccatagtcaaatacatcatcaatagcaaataaaattatggaatagataataaggaagagaggggagagttagcttgatcacttctagctatgagctagtataaaccaagtaatttcttcacccaactacccaaaatagaggtgtggtgctcttgatgatgattctttgAAGCTTGAGTGAGCAATCCTCCAaatacccaaaagaaaactaaacaaaataagaaaaatggaAGGGAAGGAGGGAGAGGGCAGTAGCCCTCCCCAAAATTTTGTTGTGCGGCACTGCTCCCTTCTTGATGTCCAGGGTCCAGAGGATAAGCTTAATTATATATTCTCGATCATGTGTGATCAACTGCAGGAGCAGGTTAAAAGGTCATGGGCCTGGGCCCGAATGGTGAGAAAAATGCATTGGTGGCTGATGGGTCGAGAGGAAAAGGAAGGAATGGATAATGTGGCACACTGGCACGTGGTCAGCTGAAAATGTAGGAAAATTCGTTTGAGTGCGTGGTGAGAGGATCAGACGTCAAACCATGGTTTAATCAAACCAAGTGGTTTAATTAATACATTTGCAGATTTGCTTCACGTGCAGTGGCTTCCATCACTTCAATTAACCAAAGGTTGGTTAAATGCGAACTCATCATGTAGACATAttatgtatacatatatatatatatatatatatatattctctcttcttcttttcttccactTCCTCAAAGTACTTTCGTAAACGTTCTCATTTCTAGTCGGGTTCCATTCTCTTGCCGACATTGACCATGTTTGACTGCCGACTATTCTGTCTTTTTGTCGAAAACCTCAATTTGTtccaatttcacacaattttctcccgatttccgcaattccgcttatttcctataaaataaataaaagtggattAGTTACGTAATAATTGACATGAgcattagcttaattctagtgttttagagaTAATTACACGTATATAAATGTGTATAATCAGCTTTCTATCTGAGGCACTATCATAGAGTTGAGAAGATTCACTCATTTCATCTAGTATCTTCATTGCTTCATCTTCGTTCTTGTTCATGAAACATTCCCCACAAGCATTGTCAACTCTCTTCCTTGTGTCTTGTGAAAGCCCAGTGTAGAAGGTACTTAGAACCGCTACCTTAGAAAGACCATGATTAGGAACACCACCTTCTATATCCTTGAATCTCTCCCATGTCTCATAGAATGACTCATTTGGTAGCTCTCGGAAGTTCATCAACTCATTCCTCAATGAATTAGACTTGTGAGGAGGGAAATAGAACTTGAGGAATACCCTTTGCATCTCTTCCCAAGTATGGATACTACTTGGGGGAAGCTTGTACAACCATTTCTTGGCTTTTTCGTTCAATGAAAAGGGGAAGAGCCGAAGACACAAGTTCATCAATACCCAAAAGTTGAACGGTTGAGCATGCTTCATTGAACTCTTGGAGGTGCAAGTATGGCTCATTACTTGGCAAGCCAAAGAAGAGGGTTAAGTTTGCAATAGTCCCCGGCTTTATGTCAAAAGCAACGGCACATGGTGGAAGCACGATGCAACTTGGATGATTGGAGATTGCTGGCAAAGTGTACTCCTTCATGGGGCGTGGTTCAACCATTGTGGGTATCCGGGCTATTTTAGCTTGCAACTCTTCCGCTAATTTCTTTATGAGATCAAGAGTTTCTTGTGGTATCCGAATTTCTTCACCACTATCTTCAAGGATTTGATCAACATATATGTTGTCTCCACTTGGTGTACTTGGAGATGATGGAGTGGAATATGTTGAATTGATCCTTGGGCTACTTGTAGGTGATTCGTGAGACATAAACACCTATAATATTTCAAAACAAAGGTAAGAACATAAGTTAAGatacaaaaagaaaccaaaaacacgaaattgaaaaattCTGAAAACAGGGGAAACGACCGGTCGGCGACACTTGCCAACTGATCGGTGAGCTTCTGACCCTAAAATCGACACTTGCCGACTGGTTGGAAATTTCTGACTACTGGTCGGCGAAACAAAAATCACACGAAATTAACACAAACGACTGGTCGGCGAAGACCAACGACTGGTAGGTAAAcagagataaaaataaaaacaagagaaATTTCTAGCTAGTCCTTAAGGCAACCCAAGCTAGGGATTGGCTTTCACACCAATCCTCGGCAAcagcgccaaaaacttgttaacattaaagccaccctcaagtgcaaaaggtacaagttatataataggggattaagtaaggatgtcaaacccacgaggattggtaaatcctttcctagctagggaaaacctaaggaaaaactagaaaaatatgcaaatgtacaatcacaaacaaaggctcacaagtgaaccaaagttcatggtgagtatgtgcaagatggtgtgtagagatttgattttgattttgagattgatttatattcaaattgaaacaatgaaagcaagtaatataaactaagctaaacaaaacaagttgttatcaaatggatgagagttagggcattgggttccaccttttgcctcccttgcaagcattaaagtaaTTGAATATGAATTATGCAAAACTAATTgaccaactaccctcttagcatccggataggactattaaggcttaaacccctttcattttattaactctaaccgcaTAAGTTTAGaactaactacctagagacaaattcaattaccggataggtctcaattctttgcccctaaatgcataaagcttagagtttaggtaaccaagcaagcaaaccaatcctatctctaggtgattttagctcactaccctcacatgcacacatggtgtgctttcatgatccctttttgcctaaaggtaatcaatctctaggaaaaacttcatgtcatggcaaacacataactcaaattgattaggtctaagtaatcaattcaactattgacttagcatgtgagaatgacaacatgaatttgcataaatttttggctagggctttcaaccctggCCCCAaatagttcactactcacacatagctagatccacaagcttcaacattctattaaacatcaaatacataaagagatagggagtaaagggtgactatagATGATGCCGGAAAAGGTGGTAGAGATAGgtgaaggaatggatggattttaaaactttttaattagtgcggaattagtttaaccattaaactactaactaaacataaaatccattcctttaacccatgatcttggcttattgtgatatgtatataaacatagcatgcatagtaaggaagaacaaagagggagtttatgttctactcacccttggagcgtgatctcaatccgatccaagtgaaccaccaaagttcctctccttgatctctccttgtgtgtgtttcctccaccttgaagcaccttgaattaagaactccttcttgtactccttcttgtgcttgtgatcttctccttgatgtaataagtaaagccacaaaaagatatggcctctaaggatcttcaccaagtgaatcaagagatgaagaaagatgaaagaaaagaagaaattatgcaagtgttcttctttcctttaattttgtaatggaccaagaaagaactctttctctctctctctcaaatctcaaatctgaaaataattgtgtggagacacacttattctctttgtccatgctttcacttttatataataggaaataactccaattactaaaagaaaatattgactttcataaagccaatattttggctggtccatacttgttattgggcactaaaaatgtgtcttgggctttcatttaaatctcatttagtgaagcccaagtccacacgaaaagcccgacaatcgtttaggcccaataggttcggttttacccgaaaaacctaattatgtccaaataataaatctaattaattatttggtcataaccaactcttgtttaatcttcttcatatacaatctcaaggatccacttatatggtgtgcgatctcttaggttctaattaacaaggcagtgaagtttatagaaaccattctattttgtttacgaatcaaaaactccatttttgattctcccttgttattaggattataaatgtttattaatcctcggggacttcacaagtcatgagtgacgtcttgcaacatatcatgactaccctagttaatgtagaataacaaagaacctattcaattggaattacaatacaatacggtccttctctaacactatgttctaaatcacatcatcggggtatggaattgatatgtcaatcccctaatgtgattttcattcttatgtgattcttagaatgtgattagaaactcctttttaatctcattcaatgctttggccaaagacttattgaatcacatctttgaacatacaccttatttacttaaggatagagattccttattgtacactcacatgtctccatgaccgaattgattataccaatgaatgcatttattatatccattaagggacacaatattattgcatcatcaagaaataatcaattcactcataagacaactatggtgtctcaggtcaaaggactaatttgtattattgcaatttagagttcaagtttgacatgtaagtaagactccatacaagaactctaatgatcgcgttcagtgtactctttaaattaagagcacccacatacttgtattagtgtctccacacaaatgacaagagacatatcatcctccatattgagcatacatagtatgtgctagtctttccggattatcaatgtccaagtgataatcctatgactaggaaccttttaggataagagtgtgaaagagtaaaggtctcacacatctaactctttagattactttctctttaactcatattccatggaccttgttcaatcaaatatcaaatataagcaatgaacaataaacttgcccttttgattaataataattacaataataattacatcaaaatgattgttttaggacacaattccttcaatCTCCCACTTGTACTAAACCCAATCAGCCATGAAACGTACACCCATCTTCTCAAGATGTTGTTCTAGCTTTGCTTGTGATAAAGGCTTAGTGAATGGATCCGATATGTTATCAACAGATGCTACTTTGAGAATGTTAATGTCTCCACGATTAACAATCTCCCTTATGATATGGAAGCGTCTTTCGATGTGTTTGGATTTTTGATGAGACCTTGGTTCCTTGGCTTGAGCAATTGCCCCATTGTTGTCACAGTAAAGTGGAATCGGTGACTCAATGGTAGGAACAACATCAAGTTCagtgatgaactttttcatccaaACTGCTTCCTTTGCAGCCTCTGATGCTGCAATGTATTCTGCCTCAGTAGTGGAATCTGCAGTAACGCTTTGTTTGCAGCTTCTCCAATTTACTGCACCTCCATTCAAGGTGAAGACAAACCCTGATGTGGATTTTCTGTCATTCACATCAGATTGAAAATCTGAGTCTGTGTATGCTTCCACTTGCAACTCTGATTGCAAATCACCACCTCCATAAACGAGGAATAAATCTTTAGTCCTTCTCAAGTACTTAAGGATATTCTTAACAGCATTCCAGTGTTCTAAACCTGGATTGGACTGATATCGACTAGTTATGCTTACGCCATAACTGATATCAGGTCTTGTGCATAGCATCGCATACATGAGGCTCCCTATTGCAGATGCATATGGGATCTTGCTCATCTTTTGCACTTCCTCAATCGTTTGTGGGCACATTTTCTTAGAAAGGTGAATGCCATGTCTGACAGGCAGAAAACCCTTCTTAGATTGTTCCATGTGAAATCTATTCAGCACTTTGTCTATGTACAAGGATTGAGATAATCCAATTAATCTTTTTGATCTGTCTCTATAGATCTTTATTCCTAGTACATAGGCAGCTTCTCCAAGATCCTTCATAAGGAAAGTCTTGGACAACCAAACTTTAATTGAAGATAACATTCCTACATCATTCCCAAATAGTAGGATGTCATCTACATAAAGTACAAGGAACACAACAGCACTCCCACTGACCTTCTTGTAAACACAAGGTTCATCCATGTTTTGTGTGAAACCAAAAGATTTGACTGCATCATCAAAACGGATGTTCCaactccttgaagcttgcttgagTCCATAGATGGACCTATGAAGCTTACACACTTTATGAATGTCATCTTTAGAAGTAAAGCCTTCAGGTTGATCCATATAAAGGTCTTCCTCAAGGTTGCCATTCAGAAAGGCAGTCTTTACGTCCATTTGCCATATCTCATAATCATAGTGAGCAGCTATAGCAAATAATATCCGAATAGATTTAACCATGGCAACAGGAGAGAACGTATCTTCATAGTCAATGCCCTCTCTTTGCTTATAGCCCTTTGCCACCAACCTTGCTTTGTAGGTTTCTATTTTACCATCTGAACctatctttttcttgaagacccATTTGTTTCCAATTGGTCTAATACCAGGTGGAGGGTCAACGAGAGTCCAGACTTGATTGGTATACATAGAGTCAATCTCGGATTCCATGGCTTCTTgccatttatttgagtcaacgTTTGACATTGCTTCATTATAACTAGAAGGATCATGCAGGTTTTCATTGTCACCAAGGAGATTTAACTCCCCAAGGCTTTCATGACACAAACCATACCTCTTGGGAGGTATCCGGATCCTACTAGAAATTCTTGGAGTTTGTGTTATAGTTGGTTCAGGAAGTTGTTCAATGGGAAATGGAGTGTTAGTTTGTGGCTTGTTGGACACTTCCTTGAGTTCTACCATTTgctcaacatttccatcaaggaCGTAGTCCCTTTCAAGGAAAGTGGCATTCCTGCTAACAAACACCTTTTGTTCTTCAGGTTGATAGAAATAATATCCTAAACTATCTTTAGGATATCCCACAAATAAACACTTGCTTGATCTAGCTTCAAGCTTGCCTGCTTCTAGTCTTTTGACATAAGCTGGACAACCCCAAATCTTAATATGATTGAGACTTGGTTTCTTCCCATGCCACATCTCATATGGTGTAAGAGGGACGGACTTGGAAGGCACTTTATTCAACAAATAAATTGCTGTTTGAAGTGCATATCCCCAAAAGGATATAGGCAAATCAGTATAGCTCATCATGGAACGAACCATGTCTAACAAAGTTCGATTTCTCCTTTCAGAGACACCATTGAGTTGTGGTGTTCCAGGAGGAGCTAATGAAGAAACAATGCCTTCTTGTTTGAGATAATCAATAAACTCATTGCTTAAGTATTCGCCTCCTCGATCAGATCTTAGAGCCTTAATACTTCTGTCGGTTTGTTTCTCAACTTCATTCTTAAATTCTTTGAACTTTTCAAAGGCTTCAGATTTGTTCTTCATAAGGTATAAATAACCAAACCGAGAATAATCATCGGTAAAGGTTATGAAGTATGAGAATCCACCTATACTAATAGTGGACATGGGACCACATACATCGGTATGTATTAGGCCTAGGAGTTC
Above is a genomic segment from Rosa chinensis cultivar Old Blush chromosome 3, RchiOBHm-V2, whole genome shotgun sequence containing:
- the LOC112192477 gene encoding uncharacterized protein LOC112192477 produces the protein MYPELIEQCNLLSYQTKPKNDPYSNTYNPGWRNHPNFGWGGNQNREQGQGYQRQGGGYQGASSSHFNNQGANNAYHAPRPPYQAPSQQPLPLQQPQVPIQEARKTPTFEEMMAAFVNNQAKQDEKINVIQQSVSKLEVQMGQLVHELCQRKQGVFPSQVVNSPRHEAKAITILRSGRQVENNVYMPTNEEVVTPREPPAFERRLKHEQVVLDYNEGQDEVLKNNSNSKANHEKEVSNDHPIDRSFQRGIPFNPPLKIVQEEEVSLPYPQAIWEQEKKLKKESQLREMIDLFKKVHINIPLLEAVKTIPSYAKFLKDMCMKKKKFKEHEQVALCEEVSAIIQRKLPPKLKDLGSFTIPSKIGETTYF